One region of Rhodocaloribacter litoris genomic DNA includes:
- a CDS encoding C-glycoside deglycosidase beta subunit domain-containing protein: MFEKYMIVPEEARNVTENGRVTGFQFGARLPYYRGVGLSLVEDIQVKIDGEPVAPENLTVTVHGNTYTLEEMARTFEDRWEMGEVALITIRREGGLPPGEHTIDLLLNLRISYLPFPAIRKATKTIKIP, encoded by the coding sequence ATGTTCGAAAAGTATATGATCGTGCCCGAGGAGGCACGCAACGTCACCGAAAACGGTCGTGTCACGGGGTTCCAGTTCGGGGCACGGTTGCCCTACTACCGGGGCGTCGGGCTTTCGCTCGTCGAGGACATCCAGGTGAAGATCGACGGGGAGCCGGTCGCCCCGGAAAACCTCACCGTTACCGTCCACGGCAACACCTACACCCTCGAGGAGATGGCACGCACCTTCGAGGACCGCTGGGAGATGGGCGAGGTGGCCCTGATCACCATCCGGCGCGAGGGAGGCCTCCCGCCGGGCGAACACACGATCGACCTGCTCCTCAACCTGCGCATCTCGTACCTGCCGTTTCCGGCGATCCGGAAAGCTACGAAGACCATCAAGATTCCCTGA
- a CDS encoding sugar phosphate isomerase/epimerase family protein, protein MRPAIKRGVSLYSYQEEYFLRKMTLEDCIAAAAAAGATGIEVVGEQMFPGFPRLSEAFLEQWFGWMEQYGVEPVAHDMMLDLEPYKGRYLTLDEQLASVLRDLHFARQLGCKVVRVIVNASPELMERAIPYAEEMDIKLGIEVHSPWHLHSAWMTRHLEVMEKTGTKHFGFIPDGGAFTRRLPRVAVERMIREGADEKIAAFVCEQHEKGVLAEYIIAEVEQMSNRPIDRALAMMTRHNVFSNPRSIEQFEGRIVHVHGKCYEMLEDSLDGRPYEYSIPYDEIVAALKNIGFDGYICTEYEGNRHIQDIMEVNSVEQVRRHQRMLEQLIG, encoded by the coding sequence ATGAGACCTGCCATCAAGCGAGGCGTAAGCCTCTACAGTTATCAGGAGGAATATTTTCTGAGGAAGATGACGCTCGAGGACTGCATTGCGGCTGCGGCAGCGGCCGGAGCTACCGGCATCGAGGTCGTCGGAGAGCAGATGTTTCCCGGCTTTCCCCGACTGAGCGAGGCCTTCCTCGAACAATGGTTCGGCTGGATGGAGCAGTACGGCGTCGAGCCGGTAGCGCACGACATGATGCTGGACCTGGAACCCTACAAGGGCCGGTACCTGACGCTGGACGAGCAGCTAGCGTCAGTCCTTCGCGACCTGCACTTCGCCCGGCAGCTTGGCTGCAAAGTGGTGCGGGTCATCGTCAATGCGTCGCCGGAGCTCATGGAGCGGGCCATTCCCTATGCCGAGGAGATGGACATCAAGCTGGGCATCGAGGTGCATTCCCCCTGGCACCTTCACTCGGCCTGGATGACCCGGCATCTGGAAGTGATGGAGAAGACGGGCACGAAGCACTTCGGCTTCATCCCGGACGGCGGCGCCTTCACCCGGCGCCTGCCGCGTGTGGCCGTCGAACGCATGATCCGTGAGGGGGCTGATGAGAAGATCGCCGCTTTCGTCTGCGAGCAGCACGAAAAAGGCGTGCTGGCCGAATACATCATCGCCGAGGTAGAGCAGATGTCGAATCGCCCGATCGACCGGGCTCTGGCCATGATGACGCGGCACAACGTCTTCAGCAATCCCCGGAGCATCGAACAGTTCGAGGGACGCATCGTGCATGTGCACGGGAAGTGTTACGAGATGCTGGAAGACAGCCTCGATGGCCGACCCTACGAATACAGCATCCCCTACGATGAGATCGTGGCCGCCCTCAAGAACATCGGCTTCGACGGCTATATCTGCACCGAATACGAGGGCAACCGTCACATCCAGGACATCATGGAGGTGAACAGTGTGGAGCAGGTACGCCGCCATCAGAGGATGCTCGAACAGCTCATCGGCTAG
- a CDS encoding C-glycoside deglycosidase beta subunit domain-containing protein has product MGPLDQFILADDALTATPTGGAVAFRSHWYRSLPLSCMEVQLSLDGRPIPPEAMTIVVNGHTYPVEAMPGLIDEWLFITDAATLRFACTPPLERGRAYAVTLRLDLYPPYILVGPDQEPLLASSTVTRILTAA; this is encoded by the coding sequence ATGGGCCCACTAGACCAGTTCATCCTCGCCGATGACGCCCTGACGGCCACTCCTACCGGCGGTGCCGTGGCCTTTCGCTCCCACTGGTACCGGTCGCTGCCGCTCTCGTGCATGGAGGTTCAGTTGAGCCTCGACGGTCGGCCAATCCCCCCGGAGGCCATGACGATCGTCGTGAACGGACACACGTATCCGGTCGAAGCCATGCCCGGGCTCATCGACGAATGGCTCTTCATCACCGACGCCGCCACGCTCCGCTTCGCCTGTACTCCTCCACTGGAGCGGGGCCGGGCCTACGCGGTGACCCTCCGCCTCGACCTCTACCCGCCCTACATCCTCGTCGGCCCCGACCAGGAGCCGTTGCTGGCTTCCAGCACCGTTACACGAATCCTCACGGCTGCATGA